ttttttttagttcttaacatttaaaatcagccaGAATAGTCCttaacatataaattatgatCCATTTTGGTCCTAATGCTCGTATTTGTTCATTTCTCCGACTAAAAATAACACGCCTCTCTCACGTGGGCATATTTTAAagggcaaaactggaaaacacTATTATTTTCAGTGCAAATATGGAATTGAAGCTTTTGTTGCTGCTGCTTCAGTATATTCTCCTCAAACTGTAAAGCACCCGCGTCAATTTGAGGCTTGATCTCCCTAGCGGTGTGGCTGTTGCTGTTGATCCCCCAAGGAAccactaccattaaatccagcGAGGTTGATTCTGTTACCTTTCCGTTAAAGCTGTGTGATCTAACCGCCAAGGAACCACCTCCACCCTCTTTCTACCAGATTGTGCAGGAGGCGAAACCCGGGCATCAATATTTATGGGTTTTGGTGGGCTGcgaaagagaagagaaaaaagatGACGTGGATGATGATTTGGGTTGAGGAAGCGAAGCGAACAAAGATGACGATGGTTTTGGAAGCAATGCCAAAAGTTTCGAACTTTCCCGATTTTTTAGCAATTGCTGCACATCCCTCTCTTCTTGAAGTTTATTAGATTTATGTGGATTCAGAGTTGAGGAAGACGACGAGACCGGGGGCTTTGGGGGGTGGGGGAAGTGGAAACGAGATAGAtgaggaagaagatgatgatgaagatttTGGGGGTGGCAATGAGGAGAGGAATCCAGCTGATCTAGGATTTGAAAGTTGTGGTTTATCTTCTTGTTCTTAATCTTGTTCTTCATCGGAAGAGGCGTAACTTGCTAGCAAAGAGTCCATGACCAGAAGAAAAAGGGGAGAAAAGCCCTAATTTCAGAACAGGGTAAGAAAAATATGCGAAAATGTTGTCCttgaaaaggagagaaaagctTGTGTTTTCTAGTTTTGTAATTGAAAATATGCCCACGTGAGAGAGACGTGCTATTTTTAGTCGAAAAAATGAGCAAATACGAGCATTAGGACCAAAATGAATcataatttatatattaaaaactattctgattgattttaaatgttagggattgaaaaagttttttgtgtaaatgttagggaccaatttgatAAATTTCCCTATTTACGTACAATTTCATGACGAATGCTGGGGAGTTCCAGTTTATGATGACCAGTAAGTGcagatattctttttttttttttataattgtaaAGGTTGATTGATGCATGCATGGTTGATCATGGGATTCAAGGACTAAAATTATTCTGGTTGAATGAATTCAACAATCAACTCTTCGAGCTCCTAGCATTATCCGGGATGCTGATGGATTTCAATTGGACAGAAAttgtaaaaaggaaagaattattCAGGTAAGTTTTGCTTGCATTTCAAGAGGAGCAATCGATCGATACTCGCGAATATATATACTTTTACTTTGTCAAAATTGATCGTACATTAGAAAATGTAATGCTTATATATACTTTGATTTGAGTGTACACTCATTGGATTATTGTATACGGAAGCTAGAGGAACacgtacattttttttttgggtcattaACAACCATTTGGGTCCTTAATTAATTTCCTTTTATCATAACAAAGAGAAATCCAatcaaggtttttttttttttttatttctttcttctttactTTCGTACTGATGAGGAACTGTTTGTACTCGCAGGGGAGTTTTTGCTGGATTTGATGCAAACAATGTGGCCAAAATGGGGGAAAAAGAGATTATGGACATAGTCTCCAACAAAGCACTGATGTTAGCTGAGTGCAGGGTTAGATGCATAGTCGATAATGCCAAATATCAAGAAACTCGTGTAACATCATCCAGGGCAAGTGCAGAAGAGCAAAGGCAGATGTCTATCAACGTTGTGAAACGTCAGCTAAGATGAGAAGCCTCCTCTCGGAAAAGAAGAAGTTGGGTGGATTTGGAGCTTTCACTGCTGATTATAGCCTATAGGGGACCGATGCACCATCCGCCTAGAAACAACTGAGCCTGTAAAGGAAGATGTCTACTTAGTCTCGACCTTTGATGGTTAACAGACAAAAGATGTATCcatcattttttgttttctgcAGTAACTTTTCTTTTAGCCATTAGTGATTTAGCTACTATTAATGAATTGCCTTTCTGATGTACTTTttgttttccagatttttgtCAGTTCATCAACCTTTGTCTAGTAGACTTCTATTTAGCTGCTCTTCTTAACAACAAATTTAAATTGTTTCATCCTTGAAACAGAATTGGTTAGCTATAAAAGGCGCCCACGTTTCtctttgttcttcttcttcttcttctaacCTTTGTCTCAATATTTAAGTACAGTTCAATACAActtttttacttcttttttttttgggggtttttTGAAGGGGTTTGtttcaaaattagtttttggaggaaattttgtaggtaaaaCAAAACTTTAAAAAGAGCATCATCATATAATAGATGTTGTTGCAAGAGTACCCTTGCAAGTTAATCAGTTTTCATAACGAAATACTACTTTTCTTCCGTGATTCAATTTACTAAATTAATTACTAGCAAAATATTCTGATAAAAGCTTTGTGAGGTTGATGAAAGTTAAAAGAGTATTTCATCTACTTTGTATTTTTTAACTCACTATGAAAGCATCAACATCAACCCGAGTTTCCATATAATTTTGCTACTATTTAATATCACTAACGTATATTCTTGAAGCATCTGAGCGTATACGTATGAATATCTGAACGTATATTCTTGGATTGGAATGTGacattgttaaaaaaaatttgaaaataaaaatctgGTTGCTGTAGATTTATACCCTAAAACTAAAGTTTCTatttgagaaaaaagaaagagtgaatGACGAGAATGATCTCTAAATTATCTAAAATGACACGCTGTTGTTAGCgagccttttctttttcttttttttttttaccaaaaaagtTACTTAACTCCTTAAAATAAGGTTTTTGGATCATTTTCTACTAAATCAACCAAAAATGACaatttaggcaatttttgccCCTCAAAATCTATAATAACAGGTCAAATGTACTTCTTTTCAGTTGATTTACCAACTAAATTAGACTATATGATGCAAGAGGCCCATTTTAAAGAATTGAGTAactttttgaccaaaaaaaaacatttattGGATGACCATACCATGCCACTTTAGATAGTATTTTGATAACTATTTTCGCCATtcatttaaaaaagaaaaaaggaatttCCAAGACCAAAATGACATGTTGACTTGACGTTGCAGCATTGCACTTCACAAATTCCACCACGATTGATTATTCTCTTCTACGAATTCTACCTGATTTCTGCAATAATGCATCCCTATACAGCTACCAAAGCAAATAGTGCATTCATTTCCTGTTTTCTGTCCATAGTCTTTCGTCTCCAATTTCTTCTCAAACTCTTCCCCCACTGGCCTTAAGCTGGCCTACCCAAACCATGTCCACAATCTCTGCAAATGGTGTCCATATTCTAATCTTCCCCTACCCAGCTCAAGGTCATATCCTCCCAATGCTAGATTTCACCCATCAACTAGCCCGCCGTGGATTGACCATTACCATTTTGGTTACACCCAAAAACCTCCCAATCTTGAACCCACTTCTCTCAACTCATCCTTCAATCCAAACGCTAGTCTTTCCATTCCCACCCCACCCCTCAATCCCGTCTGGGGTAGAAAATGCCAAGGACATAGGAAATCATGGGAATATACCAATAATCAGTGCACTTTCCAAACTCCATGACCAAATCATCCAGTGGTTTAAGTCCCACCCCAGCCCTCCTGTGGCCCTCATCTCTGATTTCTTCCTTGGCTGGACTGAAAATTTAGCCCATCAAATTGGGATTCCTAGAATTGTTTTTTACTCATCTGGGGCATTTGCTACGGCGGTTTTGCAACATCTGTGGCTTAGTTTTGAGTCTATTACTAGTTCTATGAATGTGGTATATTTTTCGGATTTACCCAGGTCTCCTAGTTTTGTCTGGGACCATCTTCCTTCGGTTTTCCGACGGTGTAGAGATTCCTCGGATCAGGATTCTTTGGTCGTCAGGATGGGTATGGCTGCAAATAGTAAGAGTTGGGGAGCTGTTTTTAATACTTTCGATGCATTGGAAGGTGAATATTTGGAATGGTGGAGGAAGAAAATGGGCCATGGGCGCGTTTTTGCAATTGGGCCGCTGAATTTGATTGGTGTCCCTGAGAAGGTGGGCCGGGGAGATGTGAATCTGCAGTCGGCTGATGGTCGCAGTAGCACCTTGCAACGGCTTGATGGTTGGCCTGATGGGTCAGTTCTTTATGTTTGTTTTGGGAGCCAAAAGTTACTTAAGAAGGCCCAGATGGAGGCTTTGGCAATTGGGCTTGAGGGCAGCGGAGTCCGTTTCATTTGGGTTGTTAAGCAGTTAACAGCTCCACAAGTAGAAGAGGGATATGGATCGGTTCCTGACGGCTTCGAGGATCGGGTCTCCGGGAGAGGGCTAGTTGTAAAAGGTTGGGCTCCGCAGGTAGCTATATTGAATCATCGAGCCGTAGGTGGGTTCTTGAGTCATTGTGGTATGAACTCGATGTTGGAAGCAATAGTGGCCGGAGTAATGATATTGGGCTGGCCTATGGAAGCTGACCAGTTTTTGAATGAAAGATTGTTAGTTGACTACATTGGAGCTGGGGTTCGAGTTTGCGAGGGTCCTGAGACAGTACCCGATCCGACTGTTTTAGCTAAAACGATTGGCGAGTCCATGAGGGGGGACACAATTGGGATGGAAATGGCAAAGCAGTTGAGAAATAAGGCCTTGGAAGGTGTTAATATTGGTGGGAGCTCCATGAAAGATGTTGATGGGCTCCTGGGGGAACTGGCCCAATTGAAGTGAGGGGATGAAGAATGGAATAGCGAGTTACACTATTTAATCAATTTGCTTCCAAGTTCCCTTTAACATCCAGTAGCAGTCAGCCACTCTCTTCTTATGGTGTTGCTGCGAGTTGTATCTTAAATCGTTTTTAAAATTTCAGACAATCTAATATGCACTTGTAATGAAAGTTAATTTGATTGTATGAAAAATCTTTCAAGTTGACAGCATAGGTAAGATAATGAACCAGACATGCAAGCACATACAACTGGTAGGCCTGAATGGCATAGCTATTGATCATTGCAGAGCTGCTTAAATTTTGACCATATGTGTTTCAGGGCAGAAGGGATCAATCTTATATACATACATGACGGTGTATACACTGACAGGCATTGCCATATGTGCAAAAATTGAAGTTCGAATTCGAAATTAAAATTTGGTGGCATGCATCTACTTGCTAGTGTACAGAGTAGCAGCAATAAGTACAAGATTAATCCGAAAGTAAATAGTTTTCTTGACGCATGAACATTCTGCGAGATCTGCACAATTGACAATCAAAATAGTCATACACAAACACTGGATTCCACTTTCCACCAGCCAATGAAAATGCTCTGTTCATATGCTAATGCTGCGATAACGCATGCGTTATAAACAATCACTTCGCCAGAAACAACACGAGAAATAGTTTCTTGCTGCACCTGAACATAGACAGGAAGACAAGCACCTGAACATAGACAGGAAAACAAGCATGAGATAAGTTGCCCAGAACTGACTCCTTAGCACAAAAAGTATAATATCAGAATACTAAATCTGACCTTTGTGCCAAGAAAGATTCGGTGAAGTTTCCTTCAAGACCAACTTTAACATGATGCAAAAGGCCAACTGGTCTAATTTTCAAATCCTCCAGGCTCCTGGACATTATGTGCAGAATGTCATTACTACAATGAGAACAGAGCGATCACCACAATCACAAACATGAGCAGTGTTATCAATGATTTCGCAAACAGGAAAGACCAGGTACAAATAACAAGAGGAAAAGAACCTATGCAGCTACACACAAGTAGGTGGCATAGAAAGCAACTGATGTTTACCTGATGCCATGTCAAAAAGATGAAACGTACTAACTTGAGAACAGATATACCACAGACTACTGTAATTATCCAAGTAAATGTTCCGGCACCAAAGACGGGAAGGAAGAAATCAGTAAGTGTTCAACAAAGAAACAGCCTATGATTCTCAAGGgaatcaaattatttttcaaaaaaaaaaaactgtatacCTCCTAAAAAAGAAAGAGCACTACAAAAATGTTAGTATCTAGTTATCCAAACTGATTGTATCAAGCAACAAACATCAAGAAGTACACGAGCAAACGCACTTGCCTTGCATGTCGTAAAAACCCACGTGTATTCTAGAGCTGTTTCGTGAGATAATGTTCTCACCTGTTTGTAATACTATTAGATAGGATTTAAATGGATGGATTGACTCACTCTTTCtcttaaaaagaaagaaaaatgagcaagtttaTATGTTTTTATTGATGTTGAAAATTGTGACATGTTTTGGAGGCTTTCTaaactttttataattattaaagTGCAAGAAACAATATGATTGCTTTTTGTTTAGTTACAACTAAAACTATACTGCTATTAAACCAACAATGCACTCATAATGAATTtgctttctcttcttttttggtATGATTACGTACATATAATATTGGTTAAAAAATCTTTATCCAAATCATAATAAATAGGAGGCTACATTCATGGATGAAATTTCTCTTCACAgcaaattttaattgttttaataTTCAATTTTTCTCCTATATCTCTATTCATTATgtacaaaaaatatttttactatGTAGTCAACTAATCTTCTAGGGGGGCCCTATTCTCCTATATCTCTATTCATTATgtacaaaaaatattttttactaTGTAGTCAACTAATCTTTTAGGGGCCCTAGTTGTCTTGCACAGCCGAGGTACCTCTACTAGTATTAAAACCGATTTCCTAGTTTATCTCGTGATACTTTAAAATCAGCCTCGCCTATTATGTATATGTTTTTGAAAAGTTAATTGAGTTCTATGTGGATACCAGTTGTTAAAAGACTCGTCCTcattttggagtttttgtaTCAAACTGGGAGAACTCATTTTGGATAATACAGAGGAAACTCTATAGTCCAATCAATAATAACGTTAACAAAATTAATGCTAAGGAGAACCTTATAAATCAATAATAATGTGTTAAAATTGGTCAAAATGAGCCAAGATATTGCAACTATAACAAAACAATACATTGTCATTAATTTACACTATCTTTTATCTTGTTAATTTTGCTAATGATATTAGTAATTGTGACCATACAAGTGAATAACTATATATTTAAAAGTGGTCAAAAGGAGTTAAGGGATCACAAATAGAATAATAAGATACATTGTCATTAATTTTGTATGTCCTCTTGTCTTGATAATCTTGCTAATGTTGTCATTGATTGGACGTAAATAGAATAAACTTGAGATTTAGGATACAAAGTGTTTAAAATTGAGAGTTTATGGTGCAAGTGAAAAAGTAGAGGTACAAATTTGGGACTAGAAAGTGGAATTAATCCCATTATTTAAGTTGTAATTACTTAATGACACTTTTAGCCTTCAGATATTAAGCATATTTTCTTTGAGGCAACCTATTCCGATTTTGATCAATAGAACTCATCTAAATATACACATGATAACAACAGTTTGCTGTCTGCGTCTTGATTGTGAAAAAAATAACggttaaaaagaaaagaaaatacatggtaaaagaaatttccagcagAAAATATACTGATGTAATTTACCTTCCAACAAAATTTCTTTTACAAGTTATGCTTTTGGGTTATTCCGCTTTGAACGTCCATTATATCCTATTAACAGATAAAAAAGCAATTTGTGCTAGTAATGTTGCTAAACTCTCACCTTTGAGATGCTTATTTTCTGGAGTAATTGTGAATTGGTGTGGGCATTGTGTCTTTTCATATAATTTGATTGGATTAAAATAACAGTATTTAGCTAATAAACATACTACTATGTGAAACGTTCTTGTTGTTATACATTTCTTACGTCTGTTACACAAAAAATAAAGTGTTTAGAATTTTTTCAAACAAGATAGCATGCAAACTTATCTATATAATAACAACTCGTTTCATGGTTTGGAAGAATATATCAGTATTTTAA
This portion of the Coffea eugenioides isolate CCC68of chromosome 11, Ceug_1.0, whole genome shotgun sequence genome encodes:
- the LOC113754127 gene encoding UDP-glycosyltransferase 89A2-like, whose protein sequence is MSTISANGVHILIFPYPAQGHILPMLDFTHQLARRGLTITILVTPKNLPILNPLLSTHPSIQTLVFPFPPHPSIPSGVENAKDIGNHGNIPIISALSKLHDQIIQWFKSHPSPPVALISDFFLGWTENLAHQIGIPRIVFYSSGAFATAVLQHLWLSFESITSSMNVVYFSDLPRSPSFVWDHLPSVFRRCRDSSDQDSLVVRMGMAANSKSWGAVFNTFDALEGEYLEWWRKKMGHGRVFAIGPLNLIGVPEKVGRGDVNLQSADGRSSTLQRLDGWPDGSVLYVCFGSQKLLKKAQMEALAIGLEGSGVRFIWVVKQLTAPQVEEGYGSVPDGFEDRVSGRGLVVKGWAPQVAILNHRAVGGFLSHCGMNSMLEAIVAGVMILGWPMEADQFLNERLLVDYIGAGVRVCEGPETVPDPTVLAKTIGESMRGDTIGMEMAKQLRNKALEGVNIGGSSMKDVDGLLGELAQLK